The genome window TGTGGCCTCTCCTCTTCTCAAACTATCTTAATACCGGTAATCTGTtttgtaaacatttaaatgatttaactCTCAGCATCCATCCTTCAGTGCAGAGGGTCCTTAGTTAACAAGGGATGATTTATAAATGTCAATATAATCATGCAGGAGCTCTACAGTCAACTCTTAACAGTAATTAAAACAACTGTTTTGATATAAGAAGGTTCATAATTTTCATCAACATCGTCGCACCTTGTTTTCTGTGGATCATTCTCACGGCCCCAGTCCCCCGTCAGACATGTGGGTCTTTGTGTGTTCCCTCAGCCTGTGACTCACTGCTTCTTGTTCTCTCACGGTTCAGCTGCAGCCCCAGGAGATAAGCCCGCCCCCCACCGCCAACCTGGACCGCTCCAACGACAAGGTGTACGAGAATGTGACAGGACTGGTTAAAGCTGTGATCGAGATGTCGAGCAAAATTCAGCCAGCTCCTCCAGAGGAATACGTTCCCATGGTcaaggtaacagagacacatttaTCACAGCTCTCCTCATTGGCTTTCAAAATGAATCGGTGTTTCTCAGAGTTGCACTTGAAAGCATTACAAAGATTGGTGCTGTTCTGTTTATATAGTTGTATGTTATTTTCTCTTGACCACTGTGACATACTGTTTTGATTCGATGACATTGTACAACTCTTCAGACTTCTGAATTTTCCTGATGAATACTAATAATTGAACTTTTAAAAAAGTGGATAGGTATGAATTAGCGTTTCTCTACAAACACTAAATATGTTGCATCTGGTTCTAGTGTATAATTGTATGTCCATATCAAATACTATGAACTTAACATTTTATCTGTTGTAAATGATATCGTACTTTTATTACATGATTTTATAAATCTACAGGTACGGTATATACAACTTACATCTACTACTATctacttttatttctgttaagtatattttttttctgtgttgtaaAGGATGTGGGTCTGGCATTGAGGACGTTATTGGCGACAGTGGATGAGACTCTACCACAACTCCCAGCCAGTACACACAGAGAggtaataacacacacatacacacacaatcacacaatcattgtcattgtcatttgCGCAAGTGTTGGCTAGTATCACAGGTCTATTTAGTGCCGTGTCTTTCTTCAACAGATTGAGATGGCACAGAAACTCTTGAACTCTGACTTGGCAGAGCTGATTGGAAAGATGAAGTTAGCCCAACAATATGTGATGACCAGGTAGGTTCAAATATTACCTCCAGAATAGTTTCCGTCCTGTGTTTAAGATTTAAAGGCATCATGACTTTTTTATGTAATAGACACTTACCATCTTTTATTCAAGTTGTTTTAAAGTttcttgtgtttattgttttaatggCTGCAGACAGTCACAGGGCTCATATTATTCCTTTTGATATAacttcatttactgtcactgTCTTACCAGATATTCCCATTCACAAAATAATTCCCACATTCACTTGTAGATGTCTGAGGCGACGGGCCTCGTTTCTTCCTCTTATTTTAGCTCGGCAAACCAACTCGTATTGTCTCTGGTTTGGAACGTCTACTTGGTCTGCTCAACATGGCTTATGCCACGAATGTGCATAGCCTATAATAATTCTCTCCAAAACAGTTCATGGAAACTAACCTAATTCGCGATTCCTTTTTTTGTGAGCAACATTTCAAAAGCTTGCGTCTTGACAATGAGATGGAAATAGAGCCACTGTTTGGAAAaatgggaaaacaaaacagaaaaagacattaTTACCCAACGGCATGAGATGTCTGCCACAGTGGCTTTTTTGATGGTATCAAAAGAGGGAGCCaaagtctgacattttgatATTGTCCTACTCGGTCATTCATACCCGTTTGTATCAATCTGTATGAttgatgtgtgtatttttgctCTGTCCTAGTCTCCAGCAGGACTACAAGAAACAGATGTTGACAGCAGCTCACGCTCTCGCAGTCGATGCCAAGAACCTGCTTGATGTCATCGACCAATCACGGCTCAAGATGATGGCTCACTCCCGCCCACACTAGCCCCGCCTCAGCTGAGCTGACCAACAGGAGCTGGTCTGGTATTTAGGAGACAGCAGTGTTTGCTGTTAGCAGTGGAGAGCTAAAGACTCCTGGATTAATGACGTCAATCGTGATATGtgagagcagctggagaaaACAGCGGCTCTGAAACTTTGACAACAGTCCGTGAAGAATCATTAGATGTTGAATCCTGTGTAAGCTGCGGTAGTCAATTCTCCCCCACTGTGACTTTCTAACAGAGCAAAAACACTTCCCGAATCAGGGACTTGGCAGCTTCACTCTCTTTGGACTGGAATATAATGATGAAAGGAGGAAGAGTGATGACTTTGGGTGATGATGTGTCTGAACCTGGAGAACTATCATGGGAGCAAGTGGATCTAGACTTGGGTTCGTCTGAGTGGAATACAACTCTCAAGCAAAGCCATCAGAACCTGATTGGACTGCGTTTGATCTGCAACATATCTGCATGAATCTTCATCGTGGAAATAGACTTTGACGTCAGCCGTACATTTGTTGATATCATGTGTTTTTACCCCTCGATGTGAACCTTCTGCTCAGCTGAAATACCTCCACATCACCATGGATTCTTTTGAACGGGCAGATCAAACCAGATGTTTTCAATTCAGCTGTGGTGCTTCGAGCTGATGCTTCAACAACGGCCACCCACCCCTCCATTgctcctcctgtttctctcttccATCCATTCCTGTCTTCCCTCTGTCTCAGCAGGTTTTATTTATAGACTCAGACATTGTAgaggagacggaggaagagATGGAAAGAACATGTCAActgtcctcctctttcctctccggTTCactcacttttcttttcttctcactGTCCTCCTTCCTCAAGTCTTCCTTAGCTCATCTCTGAGCAGGTTTTAAAGACTCCAAATGTGAAGAATCCTACTGTCTGGGTGAAACGCTCCAGACAGGAATCTCCCAACTCTCAATTTAGTGTACTCTTTTTATTGGCTGGctccatgtttttttgtgttgttttcagcaGTCTTCTTCCTCTGTACTGATCTACAATCCCAGCATTGACTCTGGTGAGcaaaaatggaattaaaaaaatgtgaggATTCAGTCTGGATACTTCCTGTTTATCACGAAGGAAGAGGAAGCATCATGTCTCAGACTGGTCACTGAGCTTGACTTTGCCGATTTTTCTGTGAGGACAgtgtctcctcttctctccccttGCCTATGGTCCCATTATCGTTCAGTTGCTCCATGTGAGACTGGTGTCACACCTTCAACTGTCCCCACACCCGGTGTCACAAAGTGTATTTCCCTGGGGACACAAACCAAACCTCACAACTGGAACCTTTGTGCTTTGAGTCCCAGTTTCTGTCAGGTGTAACTCTTTAAAGATGTCCCTCATAACAACAGGGAGAGGAACACACATGAAAGGTGGAGCCACACGACTGGAACTTGTCTTGCAGGCACAAAACACTGAACTGAAATACAGCTGATCACACGTGTCTTTGTTAATACTGACCCCACATGGAGTATGACATACTGCTATATGAAACATACTGGTGACTTTACTGGTATAGCATGATATACTGGTATGGAGAAGAGCATATTTGCACAGCACCAAAAAGAAaatcttaactttttttttgtttttaccctATTTCACCCAGATTGGTTTCTCATGTTTAGCCAGCAACGACACTATCAAATATCAGACATCTGGGTTTAATAGGgctgaaaaataataaaaaactgtaaaaaaaaaaaaaaaaaacaaccaaacaatcTATTTTATCTCCTTGTTGTTGCGTAAATCTGCTCATGTTGGTATATTGTAAGCTATACTGGTGTGTATCACTGGTGAATTGTACAGAACTCGTACTAGTAAACActggtttttattttgtcttctgGGCTAAATCAGCCATCTTGTCAAataggaggagaaaaaaaacccaatgaaataaaataatgacaaaatgGAACTCTGACTGTCCACATTCTTACACATGATAGAGGTTTATTTAAAAGATCTACATGTCAGGTTTTATATCTCCATCTTTCATCTTTTCACTGATTATGAAATAGTCTCAGTTTATTATTGATGACATCATTCagaagcaaacaagaccatcagagGGAAGACTGGTTATATTTCTGTGGTTAAAATATGTAGTCCTTATGCCTCTCACCGCGTCAGCTGGTGACTTATTTGGGGGGGGATTAAAAAAGATCCAGATAGAAAAGAATATTTACTTCAAGATCTTGCAAAGCTACTTTTATTTcaccttcactttttttttctttcacatgtcTCTTCCAGGAGTCCGTGGTTTTCACATCCCTGAGATGTCAAAGGAAATATTAAGTGCTAGAACAATCCTGAAAACCTGTATTCAGTGTCAAAGCCATCATTTCACATAGAACATCTGAATTACAGTCTCTTCATGATGCATTGTATTACATTCTATCACTTTTCTATACAGAGCAGCAGCGTATGACTTGGCTATTGCCAGCACTGATTTGATTTCAGTGTGACAGCAAGAAAATTACACCTGCAGTCAAAAGcagcagtgtgtatgtgtgtattttgatGGCCTCGGCTCCACTGAAGTTGCACTGGTTAAAGCTGTTGCAGCAGTTGACGATGTTTCCGTTCCCATCTGCGTCGACTGAGGCGCCGTTAGCAGCTCCAGTGCACGTGGCCATGCTGGCACACTGCTTCACTATGGCTATCGTGGAGcctgaacaacacacacacacagagagagagacacaatgTTTTCAAAAGGCTTCTCAGTAGTTCAAGTGATATCTTAGCCCACTGTTTTTAAATTCAGTGCCAAGTCAACACAGGTATACTGAGGCCTGCTTAGAGCCCGTCTTCTTCTTTATATTCTTGACCAGGGTTcaaatgttgtgtgtttctttgttacCTAAAATGTCGACAGCAGTCATGCAGGTGTCCAGCGGCGCCTGACACACCTGGGTGTTAGTGTTGCATTCCTCATTGGTGGCAGAAGAGCTGCAGACATAGCACTCCAAGGACAGCGCTGCAGGCGCAAGGAACAAGGTAAAAATAGAGACTCATGATTTGaagtcaaatttaaaaaaaaaaaagtttaaaaaaagagatgcCACAAACAAAGACGCCCATTgattgaagaagaaaaaaaaaaagacctggGTCATGTTCAGAGGCCTTAACCAAGAGAAACAATATCCAGACTGACATTTTTGGATCAGTATTTTTacgtttttgacattttgatttgaagttGACCAGAGCTGCTACGATTCTGTGATTAGTTCTCAACTATTAAATTATAGAGAAAATAATAGTTGCAATCCTCAAATTGATGCTTCAGTTGGTTATTGTTGGTAAGGTTCATGCTTCGCCTCATCACAGAAGGGGTCAGGGAAAATCCTCCTGATACATTCACTTGTTTTAGGTCATGGTGTCTCCTCACAATTGTCTTCTTGGGTTTAGATTTTTCATAAACTTGGTGCGGAGAATGGGAGAATCTTAGTGAAGTCGGGACTAACCTCACTGAGGTAAAGTTTAAAAATCATGTTAGACTAGAGTACGACTGACTTCACTCTAATGGGATCTGATAGTCTTTTCTGGGTTTGCGACAGGAATCCAGAGAATGGAGGCAGTGCCCTCACAGGGTTTTTCCTTATCTAACACTGGAAGCATTCAGAATGGAGATCCGTCTCCTGATTGTCAGCGTGTGCATTTAAACAAACCGGCGAAGCCTTAAATTTAAAAAGTACGTTTGAACCACTGCAGGCCTATTTTCAGTTTGACTATAGAGGAAGAAAATGACAGGACTGCAGAAACCTTTATGATAAACTATAAAGTCTCATCAAAAGAATTCCCTGAAGTAGACCGACAGCTACTCCCAAATGCTGTATTGTCAAAACTTGTCAGGCTCGCTTTTTTAATTGTACTATTATTAAGTATTGAAAAGAACACTCCATTCTGTTCCGCCCAGTCACTGTTTATTGTTCTGCAgtaaacacatgcacacctaACGTTTGTATGCGCGCCATGATGACGTTCATTTGACAGAAGCAACCCGAGCAGAAGAAAATAACACGCTGTATACGCTGAAGGCTAGAAACCTAAAGGCTATCATTAAAACATCTTATTTCTCCAGCGCACAAAGTCATAAATCTTCAGCAAACCTTGATGTTAGTCTACACCCTTCTTGTATTACTACGTTCCCTCCGGAGCCACTGAAATGAACGGTAAAGATATTAAAGGTCTTCGAAACGTGCCTAAACCTCTGGCACACGTTCAAAatcaagacaaagaaaaagcagtCCCCCACAGTGAAACATATTCACTGATAGATACAATTCTAGCAACGCAGCCACAAcccctcttgtttttttttgttcattcttGAATAAGTTTGAAAAGTCTTTCTGTACAATCAAGACAGATTtgcatacatgaaaaaaaaccaactaTTGTATGAAAGGATTGTAACTGCGCTCAGTTAAGTCTTGGTAAAACCTCTCGAGTAACGTTTCCTAAACTAAAGCATACTGTATTTTTGATCTCGACCTGAAACAGAAGGTAGTTTACAGGACGGGAGCGCtgatcttaaaggtgcactgtgccacttttttttttacagggcTTTAAGCAAACAGAGAGACGGAGCTGCTGACACATGGACTAGCTGTTTGTAACATTTCAGATGTACTTTAAAGGCAAGGTGAGGACAAAAAACAGCTCATCGCCCCTCCAGAAGTCAGACGGTTCAAGAATAAAGGACAACTCAACCGAAAATGATACTCTAAAAAAATtgcacattgcacctttaagcgaTTTTACCCTGTCTGTGTGTAAAAGCCATGGTTTCAACGCTGACTTTACAAACCTggagagacgaggagggagaggagcgcGACGAGGCTGAGCAGTATCATACTGGCAGGCGTCTTGTCTGTTACCCGCTGAACCCGGTGTGTCCGGCTCCGTGTGTGAGCCTGTGTGgtttctcttgtttgtttttcagacgCACTTGATCACAGCAGTTCCACCCACATCATTGTCCATCATCATGTCATCTCACTGAAAGCATCTCATACAtgctgtcctgctgtgtgtgtgtgtatacaggaCATTCCTAGATCTGGCACTGGTTTCAGTGATACCTCTCCTATATTTATCTTCTGTCAATCACAGATACAATGTGGTAATTGGGTGGAAGCAGTGTGTCTCCGCAGCCTGAGGGAAAAATAATTATGTCATGACTTTCAGCCCGTTTGGCTCGACCTGTGCCGCAGGACTTCTCCAAGTGATTCCTTTCTCTAGTCGAGAGGGAACCACCGATTTCTGTCCAACAACGGCCTCTGTGAGAACATGTAGCAGGGGAAAGGgctgaaataagaaaaacagcattaaagtgtcaacattaaagcatgtgtagttgatattgtttttaaataatgaaCCAAATGACCATGTGAAGCTCTGCAGAAGCCTGATAATGagccattcatttgaatcaggcatgttggagcagggaaacatttcaaacatgcaGAACcagcacttaaaaaaaatactgatcGAAGCTTAtctgagagaaataaaaaaaaaaaaaactaaatactaAAGGaacattatattgtttttctaaCAACATAATTCCTTATCACACCAAATGAGGGGAGCCACACTGTCACTGTTGAGATTCCAAGGCTTTTAGTTGTTAACACTTTTATAAATGTCAGTGTGATTTTCAGTTTGTCTCGTAAGAGTGTTGTTTGGGGAACCAATGTAAATGCTGATGGTTTCATCATTCTGTTTTCCTTTATATTGTGCAGTCAGCATAAACGTCAGTTTAATTTTAAACTATACATTCATCAGGTCAATAATAGGCAAGTGTTTGGTCACCAGCCTGTCAACGTAAAGGGTGTTCATATGTTGATGGTGTGTTTACAGCTCAAGCATCAGTGGCTGCAGGTTTAAAAATGTACTAacctttttaaacaaatgtgttaacattttaatttatttgataaatctTAGGTTTCTAATGTGTTAGTCAATGAAGATGTGATCAAAACCAAATGTTCAGTCATGCTGCGTCCCTCAGACTAAATTAAGGACAGATTATGTCTGTCTCCTGCCTTCCACTGCCGCCTGAGACAATAAAGCTGCACAAATGACTAACAGTGGACGTCACCTGTGATCCCAGTCACtcaataatgcaaaaaaaacagcatttatgTAATTAATCTTTCACTAGATTAATATTTGGATTTTTAAAATATCTCAGACTGGCACTCACGTCATCCTTCTATCTGTCACATCACATCTGTCCAGCATTAGCACAGGAATGTACCGGCACACACCCAGCACACACGTGCATGAACACACCCCTTTTCATTCAATGGCAAATATGAACACATACTTTATCTAAGCAATGAACTTCTTACCAGAAACCAGTCAATCCATAATTACCAGTCTGTTGCTGTGTTGGTTTCTCCTTTGATTGCACGTGTTGATGTGTgttgactcacacacacacacacgtactgtaCATGTACATCTACAACAATCcatacacacagctgctgaTTTATTCCAATTTGAATAAACCTTTATttcatattgtaaaaaaaaaaataacaagcaGAGGGTGCATCGCCAAATCAGTTAAActgacaaattaaaataatcaaaaaatgaTGCTAAATGTATGAAATTATTCTCCGGCTCAAGCAGTTCAGTCAGCAAAGAAGCGGAAATGAGCTCAGAGGTCAAGGGAATACGAGCACAAGCACAGCCTGATAACAGTCGGACAGAGTGTAGACCCTCCCTATCAATAAATGCTTGTGTGCTGAGCGAGAGGGAACAGACTGATATT of Sparus aurata chromosome 17, fSpaAur1.1, whole genome shotgun sequence contains these proteins:
- the LOC115567410 gene encoding prostate stem cell antigen-like; the protein is MILLSLVALLSLLVSPALSLECYVCSSSATNEECNTNTQVCQAPLDTCMTAVDILGSTIAIVKQCASMATCTGAANGASVDADGNGNIVNCCNSFNQCNFSGAEAIKIHTYTLLLLTAGVIFLLSH